In the Populus trichocarpa isolate Nisqually-1 chromosome 1, P.trichocarpa_v4.1, whole genome shotgun sequence genome, ACTCATGTGTACTTGTTACATTCGATTGAAAAGGATCTTAGAATGCGACTCTTGCTTCAGCATTTTCACTTGGAATGGCCAAGTAAGATTTTTCACTTGGAATTGCCAAGTAAGATTCAAAGTTGCATGCTTGGTCTTGACAACCCTATACATTTATCATTGCATTAGACACTATTCAGCTAGAGTTATATCAGCAATTAGATTTGAATCGTCTCTCGCAACGCAGcaggctttttttttatggctaacAGGTTGAGTTAGAATAGATTGGCCTGCTTTTCCCCCATTCTCAATGACATGACCTTGCTGAtttgcaaaacaaaaggaaaatccATTATTAAACTATGAGTTCAATACATCAATTTGTAAACCAGCAAGCACTGAGAAGTTGCACCCATACTATGGACATGTATAAAGTTGACGCTATCCTTTTGTATGAAGAGCGTGGTTGTTTTCATTTGGAAGTGAATGTACTCTTTGATTGTTCACATTAGTATTATTGCTATCACTTTAATGTGCGTGATTGATATTAcaaatttgatgtatttcctGTAATTGCAGGTCCCTGGAATTCTGTTTACACCAATTTGCCCGCATTCCTTATCGTTTCGACCTCTGATATTACCTGAGCATGTAACAATACGAGTTCAAGTTCCATTCAACAGCAGAAGCCCTGCTTGGGCCTCATTTGATGGCAAGGACAGGAAACAGCTGGCAGCTGGTGATGCGCTTGTGTGCAGCATGGCACCATGGCCTGTTCCAACAGCATGCCAGATTGATTCTACAAACGACTTTTTGCGCAGCATCCACGATGGCCTCCACTGGAATCTCAGAAAGACCCAATCTGTCGATGGCCCTCAGGATTTATAATGTAACttcgttcttttttttcttgggtacaGGAAAACAGTTCCTGCTGGGGTCCGTGATTCGCCTTCAAGTGTCACAGGGAAAGTGTTGTGGAGGGGGGAATAACTTGTAGTAGTCCCAAGGGAAAAGAAATAGTTGCTGTCAGTCAGCTTAAATTTCTCTCTGAAATTTGTACTTCTTTGCGTAGTCATTAAATGATTAgacacaaacaaataaattgttGAATGTATATACACATGCATATAGTCATCAAGACCTGTGTCTTTACCGCTGCCCGCAGCTACCTGCTGTTCATCGTGTTCCATTCTCAAACGGTTGACTAGGCTCGTTGGACCTGTGCCAGAACTTGGAACAGTCATGGGAGCTGTTGATCTGTAATCAAGCAAAAAcccttttttaaattcaaggtTTAAGCTTTCACAAACACTATCTATCAAATTCTTAAGAACATGAAAGGATTTAAATTCCAggtggttaattttttttatgcaagcaATGGCTACTAGACAGGATATGTCTCTCTTTAAATTCTAATGTGATCTACGCGTTACaagcttaaaattttaaaacggTTTAATTCTTACAAATTAAACTTGAAGAGCTTCGACgcgataatatatatatatatatatatatatatatatatatatatatatatatatatatatatatatatgtgagtTGTTATCACTAACACCATAGATAACGACGACACATGTGAGTTGTTCACAGTAAATATTTTACTGTACAATTTGGCTCCTAAAATTTCTTGAGAATTTTACTTTggttgttatattttatttttcttgcaaataAATCTTTAATCGAACTCTTTGATCCTCATGCCTTACAATacattcaatttagtctttgaatgattttttttttcaatcaagtccttataTTTCAGATCTGCCTCGAGCATGCATGCCACTCTAAACAATAGATGAAAGATGGAATCCAGTGTGTGGGTATCAAAatggtaaggaaaaaaaaaaaaaaaaacagaaactgcGAAGCTATAACCGTTACAAGGGTTGCACCGAAAGCATTTCATCCACGTTAAACATGGCTCAAAGCTCCAAGCTCAAATATGCATTTTGTTGCTTATGGAAAGCATTTCCTCGGCATTCTACCTACGTCTGGACATGGCTCAAAGCTCACTTGAAGGATGGATGTTGCATTAGACAACTCACGAAAAGAATGCATTAGCACAAAGACAACAAGAGATGAAAACACTTAACGTCACATGAATTATCAAGGCTAGACAAGAAACTAGGCTATATAAGCTCTTCTAGCGATCCAGTCAAAGGTGACAATTCAAGATTCCCTTCAAAAATGTCTTCAGAGAAACCCATCAACAGTGTCAGTGCTGCAATTCAACAAAGCTTGCAACACATATCTCTTGGAACTCTATGCAAATCTATAGCCACTTGGGGACTAATCCTTTTACTGCTCTATACTGTCTTGTTTAACCATCCTTGCTGTAGCCAGACTATGAATAGATTCGCTCTCTTTAAGCTCAAATGGCCACCACTCTCACCTAATAATGCAACTACTTCTGCGAATGTTACTACTACCCCTACAAGTATCAGCCACATTGTATTTGCCATGGTGAGTTCTGTGAACACATGGAAGCACAGGAAATCATACGTGGAATCATGGTGGAGACCAAATGTTACTCGAGGATATATTTTCCTTGATAGAGATCCCTCGCAAAGATTCCATCCTTGGCCCTCATCTTCTCCGCCTTTTCGCGTCAATGCACCTGTCAAATTTAGATTAAACCGCAAATATGCAACACAGGTTAGAATAGTACGTACAATCATGGAGACTTTTATGCAGGGAGATAAAGATGTTAGATGGTATGTAATGGCAGATGATGACACCGtcttatttattgataatttagtAGAGGTTTTAGCCAAGTATAATCATACTGAGTACTTCTACATCGGAATGAATTCGGAAAGTGTTAGCTCGAATGTTAATTTCTCGTTCGAAATGGCATTTGGTGGAGCTGGGTATGCTTTGAGTTACCCTCTAGCAGAAGCTTTGTCCACGAAGGTGGATGGGTGTATTCAACGATATCCAAATGTATATTCCAGTGACTTTATTTTGCAGACGTGTTTGGCTGATTTTGGAGTTCCTCTAACGCATCACAGAGGCTTTCACCAGGTATTTGATCATTCTATCAATGTTCATGTAGAAATTAAGCAAAATCAATTCATAAACTAACTGATTCCTATTGATTTATGGTGCTTTACTGCAGATTGATCTACATGGGGACATATCAGGCCTTCTATCAGCTCATCATCAGTCTCCTGTCCTCTCCCTTCACCACATCGATGTCGTAGATCCAATCTTCCCCTCCATGAATCGCTCTGCGTCCGTGAACCATCTAATGGAGGCTGCAAAAGTCGATCATTCACGGCTATTGGAACAAACTATCTGCTACCAAAGGAAAAACAACTGGTCTTTTTCTACCTCATGGGGCTACTCCGCTCACATATACGAAAATATACACCCCCGAAGCTTTCTACTGTTACCTATCGAGACGTTTAGACCGTGGCTGAGGATTTTTAAGCCACCATTCTATATGTTCAACACTCGAAGTCTCACCAATGATCCATGCGATGCTCCTCATGAATTCTTCATGGAATCTGTCGAGAAAACCAGAGGGAACCAAGTTGTTACGACCTACACCCGAAAATCACCACGCAATTTGCCACCATGTTCATCAAGTGGCAATCATTCTGCAAATCATATTTCCAAAATTCAAGTCTTTTCATCagcaacaacattaaaaaaggTGAGTTTTCCATCTTTTCCGTCACGTCAAGAGTCCAACATTGTCGTCAGACTTAGCTCTTGATATTAGCTAGATACATTTGACAGCCAAAAACAATTTTGCTACAGTTCGTTAATTAAAATCCTCCTCTTGGTCAAGTAAACGGGCAGAATTGAAagacaacataaatataaattttgggCTTAGAcgtttaataaaacaatttccTAAAGAATTTTAACTGTTTACTGGTCATCGCATGTATCTGGTGTATCTTGCAGGCTGGACTGATGGAATGCTGCGACGTTGAAGAGACAGCAGACATGAATATTACACGTATCAAGTTAAGGGCTTGTATGAAAGATGAAGTCATTGCCTGAACATGTTATCAAGCACAAATGGAACGTGTTAACTTGATTgtactttattttcttcttctttctctcctgTTTATTGGTACGAGCTTAAGTGTGATGCTGCTTGGTGCTAAGTAGACAACTTCAACCCTCAAGTAGATGACAGTCTTTGAATTTCTAGGCTGTGTTTCAGTGGAATTTCGTCAACCAAGAATACAGTAACAAAATTACCTCATGCTACGTCTCAATTTGCAATTTTCTAAACACAAGCACGATTATTATGATTCTTCTCATGTGATTATTGTGCATTGACCAGGTTTGATGTTTGTTCGGTTTAACTTGTGTCAAGAATGGTAATCTTTTTCTATTTCTGAtattccaacaaaaaaatattcacatcAAAATGTTTATTCTTGCACTCCTTTATCCCCTTTCGATAGTTCAAATTTACCAGCGATTGTGTCCAAATCTGGACACCAACAGTGAGAAtggaaaaaattacatttaagaATCATAGAGAAACTGAGACCACCTACAAAGCGCTAGCTTTATCAACTATTTCTGatgtataaattttcatgaaacttTGGTAGTTCAGcaactaaaaaaactcaaattgacATGCCTACTTCAAGCGATTTAAACACAGCCAAGCCAACATTTCTAGAACTAATCAGTCAATTCCTTGTGCTCCTCGTGAGCCTTTTGGATTCCTATCAAGCGAGCATAGTCCACCCACCTGTTGAAGCAAAGGGATGGACATGAGATGCCACAGGTACAAAGATTATCAAGTTTAAGATTCCCATGAAATAAAGAGTGCAATCTTACAATAATGAACCCAGGAATGTGTTGCCTGTTCGAACAGCAAAACAAAGTGCACCTAGCATGAGCTTGTGCTGGTGTAGCATAGGTTCCAAGATGCGCTGTTCAACAACACCAGCCAGTATTTGATACCTGTTCAACAGAGGTAGTCGTCAGTAAACCATTCTAACCCATAGAAACCCTAAATATCAATAGCACCTCATTCagattaaaatttcaaacaacACTTCAAAATTGTAATAACAGAtccattttttaatcatttaagcTTTTTAAATGGACAAAACGACACCAGTTCAAAATTTTCTACAATTCTCATCATGGAATATATTAGCAATGCTTCATTGTTAATTTGCTAATTAATCTGTTCTGAATAGTGGTTCTGGCACCAAAGGCTATATAAGACAAGTTCTAACATGTAAAATTATGCTAGTGATCAAATTTTGCATAATTATGCTGTATTCAACAAAAACCTAATTTTGttccaatgatgaaataaaaatctcGCCCTGTGAAATCTAGCCCATATCTTTTATATGAATAGTGCATGAATTAAATGGTGTAATAAATTACAGCATCTTAGATAGGTCATAAAGAAGACACTAGATACTTAGAGGGtgcttggcagtgtggtagcggttgctttttaaataactttttatgcCGAAATGCAtaccaatgatgtttttttattttttaaaaatcatttttgacatcagcacatcaaaacgatctaaaacgtacaaaccatattaaattttagcaaaaaaaaaaaaattaaattttctgggaacgcggtttgcaccgcgttcccaaacatattCTTAGAAAATTGAGCAAAAACCATGTCTGGAGGATCATTGTACCTGAGGTTGCTAGAAACTGCCATGTAGACACCATAGGCAACACTGGTAGATAAAATAGGTACGTTTTCAACCTCACCAGCAGAAGACTTATCCACAGCTTTCCGTGCATTGATCAAGGTATTTGTCACAGCGGTACCAACCTAAAACAAAACGATTGCATTAGAGGTATGCATCCTCAGAACCAAGAACCTTTCACCCATTAGCATACAAATGAGAGGACAGGTACTTTGCAACTAAAAAGGAGGCAAAAGACCAAGaattactcttttttatttgtctaaCTAGATTGAACTTACTATAACGCAAGAACATGTGCACAAAAGGTTACCCCTGTTTAATATTGAAAACCAAACGTGCACACAGGAAGgaatctataaaaaaatgtcaGAGAGACAAACTGCTTATAATGCAAAGTTTTCAGACCACTAAAGATTAATAATTCCGAGAACATGCTCAGAGTAAAAGCCAAAACGCCAAAGTAGCAAATAGATCATCCATGcttaaaataaatgtgatgatAGGAACacaaagtgtgtgtgtgtgtgtgtgtgtgtggagagagagagagtttctcACTCCTCCAAAATGCAGTTCCAGTTTCCATTTTAAAATGTTAGAAAGGCAATTTGTGGTTTAGTCATGGTGCTCCATGGACAGTTGGCACAGTACCAGAGAAGGCATTggcacataaaaatataatttttcaataagaGTACACTGCAAGGAGGACAAGAGATTCTCCTGTAGAAAACTACATAGGTGATATAGAATGGCATGAGGTAGTATAGGCTATGTAAGATGGGGGAGACAAACCTCAAAGTATAACAACCTACCAACTTAAAATTCATTTCTTAgtacaaaatcattaaaaaatgtGCTACATAACCTCCTGTCCAGTATGAACTTACCAGTGAGGAGGCGGTGCCAACAACAAAAAGCTTCGCTCCATTACGCTGCAATAACAAATCCACGTAAGGACCAGGCTACTCTTGGCATGGGAgttaagatatttaattaacaatgtgcaaaaaatagaaagtaaaaaacttACCGCTATAGCACCTAATCTCTGTAAGAGTGAATAGGAAGTTCCAGCGAGAGCCACCTGTAATGAGGATTTGACGAGCAGATGACTATCTAAGACTTTCTGTAGTCATCTTTGTTAAACTTACTAGTTAATGCATAAGTTTATCAATAAATCAGAAACCTGGAATGCATTATCAGGGCAGTTGTGGAAGAACTTTGCAATAGGTCCAGCATTTCCTGCTAGTGGTGATCGGAGAGAAACCGTGGGAGCAGGAAGAAAAACAAGCATGAAATCTGCAATTATGGCCATCACCTAAGGAAAAAATGAATACCAACTGAGGGATGGAAATAATACATTTTCAGAATGCAATGGACAGGAAACCCTACAAAGCACTGACTTCTTAGAAATGATGATGATAGTCATACCACATCTGCAAAAACAACTTCCAGCTCATTGAAAAAATTCTCTCTCCTACGCTCATACTCAGCAGCAGTctacaaaatcaaaaacttaaaagtcacgataacataaaaattataatgccAGTATAAAACATAAACAGAGGAGAGGAGGCGAACTGGAAGGGACGGAGAAGGAAGACATAAAaccagaaaaccaaaaaaaaattacatgcatAGCAGGTTATCGTTATTCTTTACAAATGGAGCTGACCAAAAATTTCCCGCTTCAAGTTTTGTTGTACTCATCACTTCTTTCCGGGGATGGAGGTGCTTGTAAACTTGATAGCTTGGGGTTGGATCAGTCAAATAGTTGTAATGGCATAAGCAAGTTTAATTACCATTGCATAACAATCCATTATTCAAGATTATCTTTGTACTACTAAAAAACTGACTTACCCTCAAGAAAGCCAATAACTGCACGatacatcttttttctttttaccaacCAATTTAGGGTGCTATACCCCTATAAACACCATCATATgcttcttcaaattaaaaaaaaaatgtcaatatACTCCAACCTCACTTTATCAAACAACTCAACCACCTAAGTAAAAGACTGGTTTCGAGACACCTTTAGACCCCATTTGTATCTTCTCTTAGAGTCAATCAGTCCCTCATCACGGAAATAAACcgaccaaaaaaagaaaaagaagtatgATACTATTCTCTTCATACATTTATAGACAAGCATGCTTTAACAAGTAGCCATTTTGCATTATATTCGAATTGACCAAATGCATTGTCGAAAGCAACATCAGAtgaaatagaaatcaaaatatcgAATTCTAAACTCTTTTTAGCAAAATCTACCCAATTGACCATCCCAGGCAAATATCCTTTTACATCACATTCAAATGATTAAATGCATTGTCGTTTCTAATTGTGTACGACAAAAATAATGGTATTGTAATGCTATACCTTAGTGAACATACCAACACCACATTCCATCCCAACTTTAGCCAAAAAGAGATCATCAGCCAACAACCTCTCTCTAAACCCATCAAACTGCATCAACCACCGTAAAAACCGTGAGTTTTCAAGCTCGAAAAATCTGGAAACCACGGCCCCTGGTATCCTCCCGGCCCGGATAGCCGCCGCCAAATCCTGCGGCAAACTCTCCACAGACCGCTTCGCCTCCGCCAAAACCATCATCGCCTCCTCCCTATTCTTATCCTCCGCACTGTCACCATCACCATTGTGGTTGTTATTGTCACTGCTATctccgccgccgccgccgcagGGAGGGGGATGGTTGATGCCGCCATATCCTCCTCCGGAGGAGGTGGCGATGAAGAGAGGGAGGCGGTGGTCgttatggtggtggtggtggcggggGGAGGAGGGGAAGGGAGAGGGTAGAGAGAGGCGGAGATGGAGATGGTGAGATGAGGAGGGGTGGAAAGAACGATGGGGATTGATGAGTTTGGGATTTGTGTTGTTAGGCAGAGAGGCGGTGAAGAAGCAGGTGGCGATGGCCATGTGTACGCAGAAAGTAGGTGGAGGGTGGCGATGGACAGACAACAGCTAACTGCTTATGTAATGGAGGGAGTTATGATGCATGTCAGGGTGGGACAGTGAAAGTACTGAAAATTGACTTGTTTCTGCTTTTGATGTTTCTTATGTATTTTTCTGTAGCGCGGCGTCGTAATTAGGTGGGTGTAGgttttctgttttctgttttctgaAGGGAAAATTCGAGGCTTTAGACTTTGAGATTCACTCTCCtttatttattactattttactgttattatttatttatttatttattcaatattcTGGGATGCATTTATggcacactaaaaaaaaactaaaaaacatcatgtttcatatttcaatttcactatgaatttattaaattatccttGGAAGAGAAACACAAAACCGGTTTTAGAGGTAACAAGGGTTGCGTTGTAGTCGTGTCTACGTTCCCAAACAAGCCATAAAAGTATTACCATAGAACATTTACATGTATATACTATATATCTAGGTAATTAGGGACTAAGGAAtactttaattttccttttcttttcctttttatcgACGTTTTAGCTTTAAGGTAGAACTTGAATGGAAGGTCATATATTCAAagatactattttatttttcgttttttttctaaatatataaaaaatattaaaaatataaggatgttttagtaatattattaaacctgtCCAAGCAGGGAAATCTTGAAATTTCTTAGCATGGTTCTATACCTAgtgtgtatttttaattaaaccatataaaaactAACTTGATGTAAATTTATTAGTTTAATGGGTTCAAAGAAAACTCAGATGACTCACAAAAGCATTGatcaacttataaaaaaatcaagatgagtttttcaaaaacaatattgagaCGGTGGCATATTGAATGAATGAATCGGTTCATGAACTTAGCCAGGTtcgaaaaaaaattccaataatttttatttaattatataataaaaattagatgCTCGTGGTTTCAAGcatcaattctaaaataaatatttgttcaggaccatgataaccctaaacaaagtagaaaaaaaaaaccattcacGAAGTTTATTTCTCAACCAATTCAATATcgatagataaaatcaaaaaattaaaatatatttttaattattatcaacatTAACTAAAAGATCAAATTGCCTCTAAAATGATGACTAAGCCCTTGAAGTCAAGCTTTAAAAgtgaacttttttaaaaaaaaaaacttagacctAAATTAAGTGTTGTTTTGTATCTATGGGCATTATAGTGACTTAACTttgcaaaaaagaataaaataaaaagcaataacctcaatcaattaaaaaaatatgtaattcaCAATAATCGATGGAGGGTGAATATgaaagtcattaaaaaaaaactggtaaatttattgtttaaacCCATACTAATTGATTTAGGCGAATCATTTAAACCTAGGTTAATATTTTAACTTCACAAcatgtgaaattgaaaactcgggttcaatcaagaaaaaaaattaaaggaggatgcaattgaaaacaaaataaaatttgagaaattaattaaaataaagcaaataaaaatcaagaaaggaggggaaaaaaaaacaaatgaaaaataacttgatGGGCTGACATGAAAATGTGGAGGGCCAGACATGAATTTATAGGAGgaggaagaaaggaaagaaaaaaaaaagatgtcggCGACGCATCAGAAGTTTGACAACTACTCGCATCGtacaagaagaaagagaaggccGAGATGAATCAAATGACATGATGGAATAACATTTTTTACCACCAAAGTTAGCTGCACTCGTCACCCGAAAGCGACGGAGCGACTCACACTTTCAACGCATATATCAGtaacttttttgtgttttttttaaatactactcTACCCTCGGGACCCGaacattattacaaaaaaaatcatcttgaaattATGAATTAACCTTTTAAGTCAagcttttgaaaatttgaatccaAGGATAATAAAGTAGTTATACTATAGCAAAAATATGATATGTTTATAAATAACTCAAACTATAGTTAAATGACTAGATGCCATGCCCGTGCGATGTCGCGAGCTTGTGGCATGCTTGTACGTTGTCATGGGTTTGtgtaaaaaatcataaaaatataaaaaaatcatatagagaaaaactgttgcaatacacaatgttttcaagaaaaaaaactataaagctaaattctcaaccagcttaatattaaaaaaactaaaatcgacaaagataattttggaaaaaaatcataacaaaaaaaacaaaaggaaaaaaaaaccatgcagggAAACACAATCTATAATGTATCACGAGGAAATCTACAGCTGTAATTCCcaactagctcaatattaaaaataataaaatcgataaaattttttttttaaaaaaatcataacaaaaaaaatcatgtgggagaatactgtagcaatcaacaatgtttttttttaaaaaaactacgaagctaaattctcaactagctcaatatgaaaaaacaaatcgacaaagacaattttggaaaaaaaaaacaaaagaatcataaaaaaccatgtagggaaacattgtagcaacccacaatgttttaaaaaaaactacaaaactaaattctcaaccagctcaatattaaaaaaataaaatcaacaaaaacaattttgaaaaaaaaaacatgaaaaaaagaagaagacaattttggaaaaaaaaggaaaaaaaaaagaaaaaaaatgggagataaaacatgtggggaaagttaaagctaaattcttaaccagctcaatattaaaaaaaaatcaacaaagataatttaaaaacaaaacatgtggggaaatattgtagcaaaacaaaaaccatgtggggaaacattgtagcaatccacaatgttttttttaaaaaaactacgaagcaaaattctcaaccagctcaatatgaaaaaaataaaatcgacaaagaccattttggaaaaaaaaatcataaaaataaagaaaaaaaccatgtagggaaacattgtagcaatccataatgttttaaagaaaaaaactacaagactaaatttttaaccagttcaatattaaaaaaaaatcgacaaagataatttaaaaaatacgaaaacaaaaaagaataaaaaaaaagacaatcttgggaaaaaaaaacatgtaaaactaaaaaaaaaaaaaaaaaaacaaaaaaaaaatatagggaaagctacaatactttccctttaccttttagagtattacttaattttagatttttacatGAGATATATTTGGTGCTCTAGAATTGGTGAgggatatatataatttttcttttttgattggaTAGTATAAAGTTCAAAATATCCTCATAAGTTGAATTTTGGTTTGCTTTgggaaatggtttttttttgtttttttttttttagcgtaGTGAGTTTATCAgatagattttaaaacaaatgcttttgtttttagaggtatttatatcttttgcactttggttttttttttttttggtaaattttgTATGGGATCATGAGTGTTttagtatgtgtgtgtgtgtaaaagttACTGGCACGTGATAAAAATGCGCCAGCATTTAGAGGTTGTTTGTGCTATTTTGATGGCGCGTGACATCTTTTCTAGCATCCAAAAATAACCAACTACCATCTTAAGCGAAGTGTCTTAGGGTGGCACATCTTCCTGACCGGGTTATGTTGTCATAAGTGTTGCTGTTAAACTGTTAAACGAcgattgaatttctttttctccaCCCAcccaaagttaaaaaatatcctaaccttttgtattattttaattgcggtccttattttttttattgttatgtatttgctttaaattctttttatgatttttttttcaatttcatcatttatcgttttattttattttatttttatgtcagatttggacatctttcttttaattaatatttattgtgCTTTTCACCAttcttctaattgatttttttttcaattttatacctgatttttgttttgttttgtttttttaatttagtcctcattcttttcattataatttcttaattgat is a window encoding:
- the LOC7485743 gene encoding uncharacterized protein LOC7485743 — encoded protein: MSSEKPINSVSAAIQQSLQHISLGTLCKSIATWGLILLLLYTVLFNHPCCSQTMNRFALFKLKWPPLSPNNATTSANVTTTPTSISHIVFAMVSSVNTWKHRKSYVESWWRPNVTRGYIFLDRDPSQRFHPWPSSSPPFRVNAPVKFRLNRKYATQVRIVRTIMETFMQGDKDVRWYVMADDDTVLFIDNLVEVLAKYNHTEYFYIGMNSESVSSNVNFSFEMAFGGAGYALSYPLAEALSTKVDGCIQRYPNVYSSDFILQTCLADFGVPLTHHRGFHQIDLHGDISGLLSAHHQSPVLSLHHIDVVDPIFPSMNRSASVNHLMEAAKVDHSRLLEQTICYQRKNNWSFSTSWGYSAHIYENIHPRSFLLLPIETFRPWLRIFKPPFYMFNTRSLTNDPCDAPHEFFMESVEKTRGNQVVTTYTRKSPRNLPPCSSSGNHSANHISKIQVFSSATTLKKAGLMECCDVEETADMNITRIKLRACMKDEVIA
- the LOC7485744 gene encoding protein RETICULATA-RELATED 4, chloroplastic; the encoded protein is MAIATCFFTASLPNNTNPKLINPHRSFHPSSSHHLHLRLSLPSPFPSSPRHHHHHNDHRLPLFIATSSGGGYGGINHPPPCGGGGGDSSDNNNHNGDGDSAEDKNREEAMMVLAEAKRSVESLPQDLAAAIRAGRIPGAVVSRFFELENSRFLRWLMQFDGFRERLLADDLFLAKVGMECGVGMFTKTAAEYERRRENFFNELEVVFADVVMAIIADFMLVFLPAPTVSLRSPLAGNAGPIAKFFHNCPDNAFQVALAGTSYSLLQRLGAIARNGAKLFVVGTASSLVGTAVTNTLINARKAVDKSSAGEVENVPILSTSVAYGVYMAVSSNLRYQILAGVVEQRILEPMLHQHKLMLGALCFAVRTGNTFLGSLLWVDYARLIGIQKAHEEHKELTD